In Prevotella sp. oral taxon 475, one DNA window encodes the following:
- a CDS encoding ABC transporter substrate-binding protein: MNIKKSPFLACVLLACALCSCSGRKETQKGPAKKIENADSLLRIAVMPTLDCLPIYVAHERGWFDEERIPLRPVRYTAQMDCDTALLRGRVEGAATDLVRAHRLQLDGLALRYATATNLSWQLYSHRAARIKTISQLADKMVGMTRHSATHLLAQNMVDSAKPKSEVFNIQINDVNIRQKMLLGNEIDAAFLPEPQASAARRAGHSLLMDTREKDLRLGVIVFRNDGAHRRKVSRALPLFLKVYNRACDSINLRGFASYADVLAKYYRLSPSELSHLSIPRYMRTSAPREQDLRCARNFQSH; the protein is encoded by the coding sequence ATGAACATAAAGAAAAGTCCCTTCCTGGCGTGCGTCCTTTTGGCGTGCGCCTTGTGCAGTTGTTCGGGCAGGAAGGAAACCCAGAAAGGCCCAGCCAAGAAAATAGAAAATGCCGATTCGCTCTTACGAATCGCCGTGATGCCCACGTTAGACTGTCTGCCGATCTATGTCGCCCACGAGCGAGGTTGGTTCGACGAGGAGCGCATCCCCCTTCGTCCGGTGCGATACACGGCCCAGATGGATTGCGACACAGCCCTACTGCGGGGACGCGTCGAGGGAGCCGCCACCGACCTCGTCCGCGCCCATCGGCTCCAGCTCGACGGACTGGCCCTGCGTTACGCCACCGCCACCAACCTCTCCTGGCAGCTCTACAGCCATCGCGCCGCCAGAATCAAGACCATCTCCCAGCTGGCCGACAAGATGGTAGGCATGACGCGCCACTCGGCCACCCATCTCCTGGCCCAAAACATGGTAGACAGCGCAAAACCCAAGAGCGAGGTCTTCAACATCCAGATCAACGACGTGAACATCCGTCAAAAGATGCTCTTAGGCAATGAGATCGACGCAGCCTTCCTGCCCGAGCCCCAGGCCAGCGCGGCGCGGCGAGCGGGTCACAGTCTGCTGATGGACACTCGCGAGAAAGACCTACGACTGGGCGTGATCGTCTTTCGCAACGACGGTGCGCATCGCCGCAAAGTGAGTCGTGCGTTGCCCCTCTTCCTCAAGGTTTACAATCGCGCTTGCGACTCCATCAACCTCCGCGGTTTTGCAAGCTATGCCGACGTATTGGCGAAGTATTATCGCCTCTCGCCATCCGAACTCTCCC
- a CDS encoding C10 family peptidase: MKKTLLLALTVLSNVVLSNANPITKGQALSIASKYINNPTLSKNTPVTRSSQANEQPAYYVFTSSSDKKFVIISGESKLNKLVGYGDNMSKNSDEQPPYFKKFLEDYESVVKAVRNSSKQAPTTQMPIKRKVEPLLTCQWSQYFPYNKYTLKIDGKTTPTGCVATATAQVMYHHKWPKNRPTGYVKKEGDEARKSPTYWWDDMKDTSNKMLSERSRQAVGVLMRDIGKAVNMRYYHKGSDSNLQYACNALRDKFDYTVRFLDKDFLPANEFLKEVMQEISNGYPVLVCGGPHAYVYDGYDERGFLHTNWGWEGLNDGYFDINTVYLNVTGFALSGTFWDDMSVVFAHPNDGKAVPFKEIERGLDARTTTAFTISKTEATRTEKLSASIIKLGSYSPVKGKLGVFTGKVALALYNHKNERVKIFNSASDNIVWASIFTAMSFDLTNISFEGLPNGHYRLVPVFSEMLDEQTKKNGEWKPINHANEMEVELTTNAVRINTNNPQNVVTIEKRPSVLAPFYEDSGKMGAFSFTMYNPGREEVRGDLVMTLKSLENNKVYNAYLLTPNVVAQRLGHTSFTINMQALYNNPGDFGKLKVGKYSVTLSIKVKKKNSEYIVPITMKEPFEIEVLPDPHQGTIEFNFVDFLVDGANANYSTFQLNKIREIGLQVHAKVAGYQIREGYRGRIYYRLLDLTENKWIELGSANNVYLPCEKPNDASKTRVTFNASMLKPNRSYEIHLEIERGGNREDVWNPNAKRNVFYTVDDLKTTAIDSLEADNKAPKRIFNIEGVRQTQAWETLPAGIYIVDGKKVMKK; encoded by the coding sequence ATGAAAAAGACATTGTTATTAGCACTAACAGTGTTGTCAAATGTTGTACTTTCTAATGCAAACCCCATAACAAAGGGACAAGCTTTGAGCATTGCATCGAAGTATATCAATAACCCAACGTTATCGAAGAACACACCTGTAACGCGCTCTTCACAAGCTAATGAACAACCTGCATATTACGTCTTCACGAGTTCGAGCGATAAAAAGTTCGTCATCATATCAGGAGAAAGCAAACTAAACAAATTGGTTGGCTATGGAGATAACATGTCGAAGAATAGCGACGAGCAACCACCATACTTCAAGAAGTTTCTAGAAGATTATGAAAGTGTGGTGAAAGCTGTACGCAATAGCAGTAAGCAAGCACCAACGACGCAGATGCCCATCAAGCGAAAGGTGGAACCATTGCTTACTTGTCAGTGGAGTCAGTATTTTCCTTATAACAAATATACGCTTAAAATTGATGGCAAAACAACGCCTACTGGCTGTGTAGCAACTGCAACAGCACAAGTGATGTACCACCACAAATGGCCCAAAAACCGTCCCACAGGGTATGTTAAAAAAGAGGGCGACGAAGCTAGGAAGAGTCCTACTTATTGGTGGGATGATATGAAAGACACCTCTAACAAGATGCTTTCAGAACGCTCCAGGCAAGCTGTTGGCGTGCTGATGCGCGACATTGGCAAAGCCGTTAACATGAGATATTACCACAAGGGGAGCGACTCAAACTTGCAATATGCGTGCAATGCACTTCGAGATAAGTTTGATTATACGGTACGTTTCCTTGATAAAGACTTCTTGCCTGCTAACGAATTCCTCAAAGAAGTGATGCAAGAAATATCCAACGGCTATCCTGTTTTGGTTTGCGGAGGCCCACATGCCTATGTTTACGACGGTTATGATGAACGTGGTTTTCTACATACCAACTGGGGATGGGAAGGACTAAACGATGGTTATTTTGATATAAACACCGTTTATTTAAATGTTACGGGCTTTGCGCTTAGTGGCACGTTTTGGGATGACATGTCTGTTGTTTTTGCCCATCCCAATGATGGTAAGGCCGTTCCATTTAAGGAAATAGAACGTGGATTGGATGCTCGCACCACCACTGCATTCACCATTAGCAAAACAGAAGCAACACGAACAGAGAAATTGAGTGCTTCAATTATAAAGTTAGGCTCATATAGTCCTGTTAAAGGAAAGCTGGGTGTGTTTACAGGTAAGGTTGCACTGGCACTTTATAACCACAAGAACGAACGGGTGAAAATATTTAACTCTGCCAGCGACAACATAGTTTGGGCATCCATTTTCACCGCTATGAGTTTTGATTTGACTAACATTAGCTTTGAAGGTTTACCCAATGGACACTATCGTTTGGTGCCCGTCTTCTCTGAAATGCTTGATGAACAGACTAAGAAAAACGGCGAGTGGAAACCCATTAACCACGCCAATGAAATGGAAGTTGAACTCACAACAAATGCTGTTCGCATCAACACCAACAACCCCCAAAATGTTGTCACTATTGAAAAGAGGCCAAGTGTGCTTGCTCCTTTCTATGAAGACTCGGGCAAGATGGGCGCTTTTAGTTTCACCATGTATAACCCTGGGCGAGAAGAAGTGCGTGGCGACTTGGTAATGACGCTTAAAAGCCTTGAAAACAATAAGGTTTATAATGCCTATTTGCTTACCCCTAACGTTGTTGCACAGCGTCTTGGGCACACTTCTTTTACCATCAACATGCAGGCGCTATACAATAATCCTGGCGATTTCGGCAAATTAAAGGTTGGTAAATACAGCGTAACCCTATCGATAAAGGTTAAGAAAAAGAATTCGGAATATATTGTTCCCATTACGATGAAAGAGCCTTTTGAGATAGAAGTGTTGCCCGATCCCCACCAAGGAACGATTGAGTTTAATTTTGTAGACTTCTTAGTAGATGGTGCTAACGCCAATTATAGCACCTTCCAGCTGAATAAGATAAGAGAAATAGGCTTACAAGTGCATGCCAAAGTGGCTGGCTACCAAATTAGGGAAGGCTATCGTGGGCGCATTTATTATCGTTTGCTCGACCTGACAGAGAACAAATGGATTGAATTAGGCTCTGCCAATAATGTTTATCTGCCTTGCGAAAAGCCCAACGATGCAAGCAAAACACGTGTTACTTTTAACGCATCGATGTTGAAACCCAACCGCTCTTACGAAATACATCTCGAAATTGAACGAGGTGGAAATCGTGAAGATGTTTGGAATCCTAATGCAAAGCGCAATGTGTTCTACACGGTTGACGATTTGAAGACTACTGCAATCGACTCGCTCGAAGCAGATAACAAAGCTCCAAAGCGCATCTTTAACATTGAAGGAGTGCGGCAAACGCAGGCTTGGGAAACACTTCCTGCGGGTATCTATATTGTGGATGGCAAGAAAGTGATGAAAAAGTAA
- the mobV gene encoding MobV family relaxase, whose protein sequence is MGYAVLHIDKARGNDSAMTAHIERTFVPNNVDATRTHFNRELVQFPAGVTNRTEAIEHRIATANIYRKVADNQVKALRFILSGSHEDMLRLESEGRLGEWCGSTMQWLYTTFGKENVVAATLHADEETPHIHATIVPIVQGERRKAKTEAENGKRKYKTKKDKVRLCADDVLTPKKLEEYQTTYAEQMRPFGLERGMYGSEAKHRSNMEYYKQILKETEQKQAKEAELIEKVRELEKQAGKLRVNGTLYSLFGNMEFDKAEKRIGELEKEMEHQKFLSEKEKAEIRKEVILLQDTVAAKDKTIAEQQKEIKTYEEERSFIRRFFHSFYLLLNIRLLLRKMDIDDDTFVRMHQKQVAVRSTADVYSGMYKRTFTEENAELRITTNEKRQPTLIINGLSVPDWCEQKWQQLIHRNRSQRL, encoded by the coding sequence ATGGGCTACGCAGTATTACACATAGACAAGGCTCGGGGCAACGACTCGGCAATGACCGCCCACATCGAGCGTACATTCGTGCCGAACAACGTCGATGCCACCCGCACGCACTTCAACCGTGAGTTGGTGCAATTCCCCGCAGGTGTCACCAACCGCACGGAAGCCATAGAACACCGCATTGCCACGGCAAACATTTATCGAAAGGTGGCAGACAATCAAGTCAAGGCTTTGCGCTTTATCCTTTCTGGCTCGCACGAGGATATGCTCCGACTTGAAAGCGAGGGGCGTTTGGGAGAGTGGTGCGGCAGCACGATGCAGTGGCTTTACACCACCTTTGGTAAGGAAAACGTGGTGGCTGCCACACTGCACGCAGACGAGGAAACACCGCATATCCATGCTACGATAGTACCCATCGTACAAGGAGAAAGACGAAAAGCCAAGACCGAAGCCGAAAACGGCAAGCGGAAGTACAAGACAAAGAAAGACAAGGTACGGCTCTGTGCCGATGATGTGCTTACCCCGAAGAAATTGGAGGAGTACCAAACCACATACGCAGAACAGATGAGGCCTTTCGGGTTGGAGAGAGGTATGTACGGCTCGGAAGCCAAGCACCGCTCCAATATGGAGTATTACAAGCAGATACTCAAGGAGACGGAACAGAAGCAAGCCAAAGAAGCCGAACTTATTGAAAAGGTAAGGGAATTGGAGAAGCAGGCAGGCAAACTTCGGGTAAATGGTACGCTCTACTCGCTCTTTGGCAACATGGAATTTGACAAGGCGGAGAAGCGTATCGGAGAGTTGGAAAAGGAGATGGAGCATCAGAAGTTCCTTTCAGAAAAGGAGAAAGCCGAAATCCGCAAGGAGGTTATTCTCCTGCAGGATACCGTTGCAGCTAAAGACAAGACCATAGCTGAACAGCAAAAGGAAATCAAGACGTATGAGGAGGAGCGGAGTTTCATTCGGCGTTTCTTCCACAGCTTCTACCTCTTGCTTAATATTCGTCTACTGCTCCGCAAGATGGACATTGATGACGATACCTTTGTCAGAATGCACCAAAAGCAAGTTGCGGTACGTAGTACAGCTGATGTGTATTCGGGAATGTACAAACGTACTTTCACCGAGGAGAATGCCGAACTCCGTATCACGACCAATGAGAAGCGTCAACCAACCCTTATCATCAATGGTCTGTCCGTCCCCGACTGGTGTGAGCAGAAGTGGCAACAACTCATTCACCGCAATCGCTCACAACGGCTGTAA
- a CDS encoding site-specific integrase has product MKIEKFKVLLYLKKSRLDKSGKAPIMGRITVNRSMVQVSCKISCTPDLWNPRESRLKGKSHEAVETNAKLDKLMLSIHTAFDTLVERKADFDAEAVKNLFQGSLETQMTLLGMTDIVCEGLRKRIGIDRAKGIYPAYLYTRRTLAEFIEKEFRTKDVAFGQMTEQFIHDYQSFILDEKGLAVDTCRHYLAIVKKVCRKAYKEGHADRCFFAHFSLPQPKEKMPKALSRESFEKIRDLVIPEHRTSHLLARDLFLFACYTGTAYADAVSVTRDNLFTDDNGGLWLKYCCKKNELRACVKLLPEALALIEKYRDDERPTLFPMLYHPNLRRLMKSLAVLADIKGDLTYYAGRHSFASLITLEAGVPIETICNMLEHSNLQTTQVYAKVTPKKLFEDMDKYIEVTKDLKLVL; this is encoded by the coding sequence ATGAAAATAGAGAAGTTCAAGGTGTTGCTCTACCTCAAAAAGAGCCGATTGGACAAGTCGGGCAAAGCTCCCATTATGGGACGTATCACCGTCAACCGTTCGATGGTGCAGGTCAGTTGCAAAATCTCCTGTACGCCCGATTTATGGAATCCTCGTGAAAGCCGTCTGAAAGGCAAGAGCCATGAAGCCGTGGAGACCAATGCGAAGCTGGACAAGCTGATGCTCTCCATCCACACGGCATTCGACACGCTTGTGGAAAGAAAAGCGGACTTCGATGCGGAAGCCGTCAAGAACTTGTTTCAGGGAAGCCTCGAAACACAGATGACCCTGTTGGGAATGACGGACATCGTCTGTGAGGGACTGAGGAAGCGTATCGGGATAGATCGGGCAAAAGGAATCTACCCTGCCTATCTCTATACCCGGAGAACCTTGGCAGAGTTCATCGAAAAGGAGTTTCGTACCAAAGACGTTGCTTTCGGTCAGATGACGGAGCAGTTCATCCACGATTACCAGAGTTTCATTTTGGACGAGAAAGGACTTGCCGTAGATACCTGTCGCCACTATCTGGCTATTGTCAAGAAAGTATGCCGAAAAGCCTACAAGGAGGGACATGCCGACAGATGCTTTTTCGCCCACTTCAGTCTTCCCCAACCAAAGGAAAAAATGCCGAAAGCCCTAAGCCGAGAATCTTTCGAGAAAATCCGTGACTTGGTAATCCCTGAACATCGCACTTCCCATCTCTTGGCAAGAGATCTGTTTCTCTTTGCCTGCTATACGGGAACAGCCTACGCCGATGCCGTTTCCGTTACGCGTGACAATCTGTTCACGGATGACAATGGCGGGCTGTGGCTTAAATACTGCTGCAAGAAAAACGAGCTTCGTGCCTGTGTCAAGCTGCTGCCCGAAGCCCTTGCCTTAATAGAGAAGTACCGGGATGATGAGCGTCCGACACTCTTTCCGATGCTGTACCACCCCAACCTTCGCCGTCTGATGAAAAGCCTTGCGGTTCTTGCCGACATCAAGGGAGACCTGACCTACTATGCCGGCAGGCACTCGTTCGCATCGCTGATTACTTTGGAAGCCGGAGTGCCCATAGAGACCATCTGCAATATGCTGGAACATTCAAACCTGCAAACGACGCAGGTATATGCGAAGGTCACACCCAAGAAACTCTTCGAGGATATGGACAAATACATTGAGGTGACAAAAGATTTGAAACTTGTATTATAA
- a CDS encoding transglycosylase domain-containing protein encodes MDDFDGFVIYSKKDGSFIPFGVTSSNSECHAISNYIPSSIKEALIEIEDVRFFKHRGIDIKAILRALIVNIIVGRIVQGGSTITQQLARNLLKDNSKTIFRKLKESTLALKLERKYSKEEILNLYFNHIYFGKNLRGIRSAGLYYFQKEINQLSHAQLLFLITILRGPNFYSQNLEQTKRRYLFISKKLTTLNVISNGKFDKLIKNYPQIFCNQLVIVRPASLPFIVERVDDKAKTLFSSINTEIQALVVKNVRESKYPISIIAIRDKKVVAFSSSYGTDYAFTNKTNVGSTLKPFIYCFLREQGINKYEVFPTTYNNLNWDVREASSFKGCLSIDDALYFSNNNVFINASGKVGVEKVLKYLSELLDKPLSSFTLSSLLGATENGISLYELCFVYSTFFSQDINDGIKSDCLKILNNVFRDKLNIDINNVFLKTGTTNNNTERFAVFGNTELTFAVLRNENPMNDYSKDGGFIYEIKKIFSSMFNLQKKGTREWI; translated from the coding sequence ATGGATGATTTTGACGGTTTTGTGATTTACTCAAAAAAAGATGGGAGTTTCATTCCTTTTGGAGTTACTTCTAGCAATAGCGAATGCCATGCTATATCAAATTATATTCCATCCTCAATAAAAGAAGCTCTTATAGAGATTGAGGATGTTCGCTTTTTTAAACATAGAGGTATTGATATCAAAGCAATTTTAAGAGCTTTAATTGTTAATATAATCGTTGGGCGTATTGTTCAAGGTGGTAGTACTATTACACAACAACTTGCAAGAAATTTACTTAAAGATAACAGTAAAACCATCTTTAGAAAACTCAAAGAGTCTACTTTAGCTCTTAAGTTAGAAAGAAAGTATTCGAAAGAAGAGATTTTAAATCTGTATTTTAATCATATTTACTTTGGAAAGAATCTTCGCGGTATAAGATCTGCTGGGCTTTATTATTTTCAGAAAGAAATCAATCAACTATCACACGCTCAACTTCTTTTCTTAATTACCATCTTAAGAGGACCAAATTTTTATTCTCAGAATCTCGAACAAACAAAAAGGAGATATTTGTTTATAAGTAAAAAATTGACGACCTTGAATGTTATTTCAAACGGCAAGTTTGACAAATTGATCAAAAATTATCCCCAAATATTCTGTAATCAGTTAGTTATTGTTAGACCAGCATCACTTCCTTTTATTGTGGAAAGGGTAGACGATAAAGCCAAAACGTTATTTTCCAGCATAAATACAGAAATTCAAGCTCTTGTTGTAAAAAATGTAAGGGAATCAAAATACCCAATATCGATCATTGCTATTAGAGATAAAAAAGTTGTAGCATTCTCAAGTTCTTATGGAACTGATTATGCTTTTACAAACAAAACAAATGTAGGCTCCACGTTAAAGCCATTTATATATTGTTTCTTGAGAGAACAGGGCATTAATAAGTATGAAGTATTTCCAACTACATATAATAATCTGAATTGGGACGTTAGAGAAGCTTCTTCCTTTAAAGGTTGTCTCTCAATAGATGATGCCTTATATTTCTCTAATAACAATGTATTTATTAATGCTTCGGGAAAAGTTGGTGTAGAAAAGGTACTTAAATATCTATCAGAGCTCTTGGATAAACCTCTTTCTTCATTTACATTGTCAAGTTTATTAGGAGCTACAGAAAATGGGATCTCTTTATATGAACTCTGCTTTGTATACTCTACCTTTTTTTCTCAAGATATAAACGACGGTATTAAATCTGACTGCCTCAAAATTCTTAATAATGTCTTTAGAGACAAACTGAATATAGATATTAATAACGTATTTTTAAAGACAGGAACTACCAATAATAATACTGAAAGATTCGCTGTTTTTGGTAACACGGAACTTACATTTGCAGTTCTAAGAAATGAAAATCCAATGAATGATTACTCTAAAGATGGAGGATTTATTTATGAAATCAAGAAAATATTCTCTAGTATGTTTAATCTGCAGAAAAAAGGGACAAGAGAATGGATATAG